One window of Candidatus Phytoplasma solani genomic DNA carries:
- a CDS encoding IS3 family transposase: MKNIKSKEILKQKNKLLQTLMKTTQKTNKKTVFNLVKKFKNSLNLTTILKTIKIKRSTYYYWLKVENKIKEKEEKNLLQQKRINALCLNNQYFFGHRKITNLYQQTFNEIITKKKVYSIMKENGICCRLRIKKNKYSYKNNLKPKLKVVDNLINQDFISTNPMQKLFTDITYFKTSQGFLYFSCIIDSFNNQIISWHTSKYQNKELILNTIKKLPKLKNPCIIHSDQGTVYQSQKIQQTLTKKGFLISMSRKANPKDNAVIENFFGQMKSILQYQNPFLFQKSTEKVKKIINQFPKFWNTKWFLAKLNYLSPSQYFLNFR, encoded by the coding sequence ATGAAAAATATAAAATCAAAAGAAATATTAAAACAAAAAAATAAATTATTACAAACTCTAATGAAAACAACCCAAAAAACTAATAAAAAAACAGTTTTTAATTTAGTCAAAAAATTTAAAAATAGTTTAAATTTAACCACAATTTTAAAAACTATCAAAATCAAAAGAAGTACTTATTATTATTGGTTGAAAGTCGAAAATAAAATTAAAGAAAAAGAAGAAAAAAACCTTTTACAACAAAAAAGAATTAATGCTTTATGTTTAAATAATCAATATTTTTTCGGCCATCGGAAAATCACTAATTTATATCAACAAACCTTTAATGAAATAATTACCAAGAAAAAAGTTTATTCAATTATGAAAGAAAATGGCATTTGTTGTCGTTTAAGAATTAAAAAAAATAAATATAGTTATAAAAACAATTTAAAACCTAAATTAAAAGTAGTAGACAATCTAATCAATCAAGACTTTATATCAACTAATCCCATGCAAAAACTATTTACCGACATCACTTATTTTAAAACTTCCCAAGGGTTTTTATATTTTTCTTGTATTATCGATTCTTTTAACAACCAAATTATTTCTTGGCATACTTCAAAGTATCAAAATAAAGAATTAATTTTAAATACAATTAAAAAATTACCTAAATTAAAAAATCCATGCATCATTCACTCTGATCAGGGCACAGTTTATCAATCTCAAAAAATCCAACAAACTTTAACGAAAAAAGGTTTTTTAATTAGTATGTCGCGTAAAGCCAATCCAAAGGACAACGCAGTCATTGAAAATTTTTTCGGCCAAATGAAAAGCATTTTACAATATCAAAATCCATTTTTATTTCAAAAATCAACCGAAAAAGTTAAAAAAATAATCAATCAATTTCCTAAATTTTGGAATACTAAATGGTTTTTAGCTAAATTAAATTATTTATCTCCCTCTCAATATTTCTTAAATTTTAGATAA